A single Melopsittacus undulatus isolate bMelUnd1 unplaced genomic scaffold, bMelUnd1.mat.Z mat_scaffold_841_arrow_ctg1, whole genome shotgun sequence DNA region contains:
- the LOC117438944 gene encoding mediator of RNA polymerase II transcription subunit 18: MEAPPVTMMPVSGGSINMMEYLLQGSVLDQCLESLLHRLRGLCDNMEPETFLDHEMVFLLKGQQASPFVLRARRSMDKSGMPWHLRYLGQPEIGDKSRHALVRNCVDIATSDNLTDFLVEMGFRMDHEFVAKGHVFRKGIMKIMVYKIFRILMPGNTDSIEPLSLSYLVELNVVAPAGQDIVSDDMRNFAEQLKPLVHLEKIDPKRLM, translated from the exons ATGGAGGCGCCTCCCGTGACTATGATGCCGGTCTCTGGCGGCAGCATCAACATGATGGAGTACCTGCTCCAAG GGAGCGTGTTGGACCAGTGCTTGGAGAGCCTGCTGCACCGGCTGCGGGGCCTCTGCGACAACATGGAGCCGGAGACCTTCCTGGACCACGAGATGGTGTTCctgctgaaggggcagcaggcCAGCCCCTTCGTGCTGCGGGCGCGGCGATCCATGGACAAGAGCGGCATGCCCTGGCATTTGCGGTACCTGGGCCAGCCAGAGATTGGCGACAAGAGCCGCCACGCACTGGTGCGGAACTGCGTGGACATCGCCACTTCGGACAACCTGACGGACTTCCTCGTGGAGATGGGTTTCCGCATGGACCACGAGTTTGTGGCCAAGGGGCACGTGTTCCGCAAGGGCATTATGAAGATCATGGTGTACAAAATCTTCCGCATCCTAATGCCAGGAAACACAGACAGCATCGAGCCACTCTCCCTCTCATACCTGGTGGAGCTCAACGTGGTTGCGCCAGCAGGACAGGACATTGTTTCTGATGACATGAGGAACTTTGCTGAGCAACTGAAGCCTCTAGTGCACCTGGAAAAAATTGACCCCAAAAGGTTGATGTGA